The DNA segment GCCAAGATGAATGTATTCTCATTACCTCACATGTTTTTCTCCAAAACAAAAGTTTGAAATATCTTCTTTCTCTTTACATATCTAGTGATGCATTATGTGTATTAATTTTTAGAAGTAATATGGTGCTGGGCACATTTCCATGGAAGTTCATTCCTTAGATTATTGACTGATGTGGTTTCTTCTTAAGAAAAAAGGGCCAGTGTAGCTTCTTAGAAATATAAAATTGCAGCAAATTAATGCTATTGTAGGTTAAGGTGTCATTCTTCATATATGATCTTACTGGTATCGCTAGTTTTTTGCTACTACTATTTCATTGGATGACATACTTTGAAGAATGGCATATTTGTGAACTGAGGCTTTACTGAGTGCATTATTGAATAATGCGTGTAATAGACGCAAATGTTTCTTTTAGTCATTCATTCATCAGTATCAGTAGTGGGTCATGTTATTGCTCACATTTTATCTCAAAAATCTTGGTGTAGCCaactaaaagaaatttcaagaTCTTGTTCTTTTAATTAGCACATTATTGAATCATGCGCGTCATTGTATACCTCCTGTGTACATAGGTTGAGGCTACTTTGTTTGATGCTTTCCAATAAAATAATGTgcctatataaaaaataaaaaatcatcttGTTGTTGCTTTgcacatttattttctttgatctaCTTGCAGAGTTACTATTCATGTTGtgttttggttagtttaatttcatttgtaGAAGAAAGATCTTCATATCAATTAGTTTATCAAAGGTGACCATGCTAAAATTTCATTTGGGATTTTCCCATTTCCCTTTTCTTTAACATATTTCTTCTGTTTAATGATCCTATCTTTTCCCTATCGTTTTCTACTATATTTTTTGACAGGGATTGGTTGTTCTTAGGGTATGGCAAATTCCAAGGGGTCATCAAATTTCAGAAATATGATTTCTTCTGGGAAGCACTCTTTACTTCCTCCTAAAAGTCCATTTCCTAGCATTTCCCCCTCGTATGCTGATTATGCCCCCAGTCCTGCAATTGGATCTAAAGTTATTGCAAGGCCTAGAGAGGGAGGAAATACACATCACCAGCGTACTTCCTCTGAAGGCTTTCTTATAGAAGAGCAACCTTCTTGGCTTGATGATCTCCTCAATGAACCAGAGACACCTGTGCGTAGAGGTCACCGGCGTTCCTCAAGTGACTCCTTTGCATACATGGATGCAACTAATGTTTCTAATATAGATCATACAGCTCAGGATGAACTCAAATTTAGAAATTTGATTTCTGCTACTTCATGGGGATCTCAAGACTTTGAACATTACAAAGATGCACGAAATGCTTCTTTTTATGTGGAGCCGAACTCTTTTGGAAGACAAAAGAATAGGACATCCATGACTTACTCAAGTGGCCTTCCTTCTACCAGGGATAGCAATGTCCTGCAAAGCTCAGGATCTTCATGCATTCCACACGAAACAGATGGGGTTTCATCAACAGCCACCGAAAAGCAGGATTTAGTTGAATCAAGTCTACATGACCCTAAGGCTTCTTCTGAAAGAAGGGATTGTTCTCATGCTAAGCCTTCTGCATCTGAGACAGATACAAAGCGTGCTAAACAGTATGTTATTTACTCATTTGTTTAAACTATAGTATGTATTTATATTCCTTGAtgttgcctattaaaaaaaaaatccttgatAGTGCATTAATATTATAACCT comes from the Vitis vinifera cultivar Pinot Noir 40024 chromosome 12, ASM3070453v1 genome and includes:
- the LOC100257570 gene encoding uncharacterized protein At4g06598 encodes the protein MANSKGSSNFRNMISSGKHSLLPPKSPFPSISPSYADYAPSPAIGSKVIARPREGGNTHHQRTSSEGFLIEEQPSWLDDLLNEPETPVRRGHRRSSSDSFAYMDATNVSNIDHTAQDELKFRNLISATSWGSQDFEHYKDARNASFYVEPNSFGRQKNRTSMTYSSGLPSTRDSNVLQSSGSSCIPHETDGVSSTATEKQDLVESSLHDPKASSERRDCSHAKPSASETDTKRAKQQFAQRSRVRKLQYIAELERNVQALKAEGSEVSAELDFLNQQNLILSMENKALKQRLESLAQEQLIKYLEQEVLEREIGRLRSLYHQQQQQQQQPQQQQPASSHRRSSSRDLDAQFANLSLKHKDNSSGTDAVTGPLRI